A DNA window from bacterium contains the following coding sequences:
- a CDS encoding catechol 1,2-dioxygenase: MGQIVAAAVVSHQPGIMVPEAARKALSNGKDTTLVAGFADLRAALDAARADTLIIFDTHWFTTLEHVVAGAERYKGVYTSDELPRLISDFEYDFAGAPALGALAGEVAAERGIRLNNTENPNIAMQYPPLNLLHFLHRGEGVLRVGICQQAERHNFIELGEVLGEAIARSGSRAALLGAGGMSHRFPAMDRSDDHMAFGAECVISEEARAIDERILDLWSRGDHAAVIDLYPEYQAFKPEGFFGHYLAIAGALGSRDWTAKGRRMSDYENALGTGQVHVWFDLQE; the protein is encoded by the coding sequence ATGGGACAGATCGTTGCCGCCGCGGTCGTGAGTCACCAGCCCGGCATCATGGTGCCCGAGGCCGCCCGCAAGGCATTGTCGAACGGGAAAGACACGACCCTGGTCGCGGGTTTCGCAGATCTGCGCGCCGCGCTCGACGCTGCGCGCGCAGACACGCTGATCATCTTCGACACTCATTGGTTCACGACGCTGGAACACGTGGTCGCCGGGGCCGAGCGTTACAAGGGGGTCTATACCTCGGACGAACTGCCGCGACTCATCAGTGACTTCGAGTACGACTTCGCCGGAGCGCCGGCGCTGGGCGCGCTGGCCGGTGAAGTGGCTGCAGAGCGCGGGATTCGCCTGAACAATACCGAGAATCCGAACATCGCCATGCAATACCCGCCGCTCAACCTGCTGCATTTCCTGCACCGGGGCGAGGGCGTATTGCGCGTCGGGATCTGCCAGCAAGCGGAACGCCATAACTTCATCGAATTGGGTGAAGTCCTGGGCGAGGCGATTGCGCGCAGCGGGTCGCGCGCGGCATTGCTCGGAGCGGGTGGCATGAGCCACCGATTCCCGGCGATGGATCGAAGTGACGATCACATGGCCTTTGGGGCCGAGTGTGTGATCTCGGAGGAAGCTCGAGCGATCGACGAGCGAATCCTGGATCTCTGGAGCCGGGGCGATCATGCGGCCGTGATCGATCTGTATCCGGAGTATCAGGCCTTCAAGCCGGAGGGCTTCTTCGGGCACTACCTTGCGATTGCCGGGGCGCTGGGCAGTCGGGACTGGACGGCGAAGGGCCGTCGCATGTCGGACTACGAGAACGCACTGGGAACCGGACAGGTGCACGTCTGGTTCGATCTTCAGGAATAG
- a CDS encoding TetR/AcrR family transcriptional regulator, translating into MSERGFAGATIAAICERAKVRPPTLYWHFGDKEGLVAAVMERAAERWFEEFVQDEGVAEAGRSGVLGALFRDRPEFLRLLLLLALERRDPADEVRGAVERIRQRAKQAWSATLEQFLTGIEDSRKRKKAAGLLSELVIAQMDGIFIASQLHPQTTDVESLIELMEVAIRAAAQELVERSQSPASSTRTRARPRRQSS; encoded by the coding sequence ATGAGCGAGCGGGGGTTCGCCGGTGCCACGATTGCGGCGATCTGCGAGCGGGCCAAGGTGCGGCCGCCGACTCTCTACTGGCATTTCGGGGACAAAGAGGGCCTCGTCGCCGCGGTCATGGAGCGCGCTGCCGAACGCTGGTTCGAGGAATTCGTTCAGGACGAGGGAGTCGCCGAAGCGGGGCGTTCCGGCGTGCTGGGTGCGTTGTTCCGCGATCGGCCCGAGTTCTTGCGTCTGCTCCTTCTGCTCGCACTCGAACGCCGCGATCCCGCCGATGAGGTTCGCGGCGCTGTCGAGCGCATCCGGCAACGCGCAAAGCAGGCCTGGAGTGCGACGTTGGAGCAATTTCTCACCGGAATCGAGGATTCGCGGAAGCGCAAGAAGGCTGCGGGGCTTCTGTCCGAACTCGTCATCGCCCAGATGGACGGAATCTTCATCGCATCCCAACTCCATCCCCAGACGACGGATGTCGAGTCCCTGATCGAATTGATGGAGGTTGCGATTCGCGCGGCGGCACAGGAACTCGTCGAGCGATCGCAATCACCGGCGTCGAGCACTCGAACCCGTGCGCGACCGAGAAGGCAGTCTTCCTGA
- a CDS encoding aldehyde dehydrogenase, whose protein sequence is MAPHVVKVEGVEVSADHWIGGERVASQERFEVRSPIDGMKLAEVSAGGAAEVDAAVEAARRAFPAWAELGPEGRAPILQRFAEAIVERVDEIAPVETADVGSLLIGNQKAVVPRSAHNISFFAERAKKLGEVIDSEPVENCVRYEPSGVAALITPWNAPFMLTTWKLGPALASGSAVVLKPPEWAPLSCSLLADLAAQAGLPAGVFNVVQGIGEDAGAALARHPGVARISFTGSTDTARLVGKSAAENLCPVSFELGGKSPLLVFGDADLDAAAQTVVAQYMNAGQVCLAGTRILVEASISEALREKVAAAVAGMRVGDPRELGTRVGPLIHADHFARVSGFVERAKAAGARAVWGGDRHTAGELYFEPTLLEDVERDSELFRKEVFGPVLSWHTFENEEEAVDLANDQEYGLAATLFSGSEERARRVAERVVAGTVWVNCYFIRDLAAPFGGSRNSGIGREGGDWSFDFFCDVKNIAIRKNSFQ, encoded by the coding sequence ATGGCCCCTCACGTCGTCAAGGTTGAAGGTGTCGAAGTATCGGCTGACCACTGGATCGGCGGAGAGCGAGTCGCATCGCAGGAACGCTTCGAGGTGCGCTCTCCCATCGACGGAATGAAGCTCGCGGAAGTGTCGGCGGGCGGGGCTGCTGAGGTCGACGCGGCGGTCGAGGCTGCACGCCGCGCTTTCCCGGCCTGGGCCGAGCTCGGGCCGGAGGGGCGCGCGCCGATCTTGCAACGCTTTGCGGAAGCCATCGTCGAACGAGTCGACGAGATCGCTCCCGTCGAAACTGCGGATGTGGGCTCGCTCCTGATCGGAAATCAGAAGGCCGTGGTTCCGCGCTCGGCGCACAATATCTCGTTCTTCGCGGAGCGAGCGAAGAAACTCGGTGAAGTCATTGATTCGGAGCCGGTCGAGAACTGCGTGCGCTACGAACCAAGTGGCGTGGCCGCTCTGATCACTCCGTGGAATGCGCCGTTCATGCTGACGACCTGGAAGCTCGGCCCGGCGCTCGCTTCCGGTTCGGCCGTTGTGCTCAAACCGCCCGAGTGGGCACCGCTCTCCTGCTCGCTTCTCGCCGATCTCGCCGCGCAGGCGGGACTTCCCGCGGGGGTCTTCAATGTCGTCCAAGGCATCGGAGAGGACGCCGGTGCGGCACTCGCGCGGCATCCGGGTGTGGCGCGGATCAGTTTCACCGGTTCGACCGATACTGCGCGCCTGGTTGGAAAATCGGCGGCGGAAAACCTCTGCCCGGTGAGTTTCGAACTCGGAGGCAAGTCGCCGCTACTGGTCTTTGGCGATGCGGACCTCGACGCTGCGGCGCAGACGGTGGTCGCGCAGTACATGAACGCGGGCCAGGTGTGCCTGGCCGGGACGCGCATTCTGGTCGAGGCGAGCATCTCCGAGGCTCTGCGCGAGAAGGTCGCGGCCGCGGTCGCGGGCATGCGAGTTGGCGATCCGCGAGAACTGGGAACCCGCGTGGGGCCGCTGATTCACGCGGATCACTTCGCACGGGTTTCGGGTTTCGTGGAACGCGCGAAGGCGGCCGGAGCCCGAGCCGTGTGGGGCGGGGACCGACACACTGCAGGCGAGCTCTACTTCGAGCCCACACTGCTCGAAGATGTCGAGCGCGACTCCGAACTCTTCCGCAAGGAGGTCTTCGGCCCGGTGTTGAGCTGGCACACCTTCGAGAATGAAGAGGAAGCCGTCGACCTCGCCAACGACCAGGAGTACGGGCTCGCTGCGACGCTCTTCAGTGGTAGCGAGGAGCGCGCGCGTCGCGTCGCAGAGCGCGTGGTCGCCGGAACCGTCTGGGTGAATTGCTACTTCATCCGCGATCTCGCCGCACCGTTCGGAGGCTCGCGGAACTCGGGGATCGGCCGCGAAGGCGGAGACTGGAGTTTCGATTTCTTCTGCGATGTGAAGAACATCGCGATCCGCAAGAACTCATTCCAATGA
- a CDS encoding FAA hydrolase family protein, with the protein MAAENPRSALEGEREEWRRILYEGVEQWVRPDGEELVLGDGRRIADADAHYLAPCVPTKILCVHLNYDSRVAEFGGAPLDTPTYFHKPTTAMNSHRGKLHRPADCQYLNYEGEIAAIVGKPMRNIAPADTWEYLAGFAPANDVGCHDYRDTDRGGMTRVKGMDGFCPVGPGVVRGVDVRESTLRTWINGKIVQEAKVSEMAFGIDYLLADLCRHITLLPGDVILTGTPAFSRPMQLDDVVEVEVSGLGRLSNRVVEIPAPIHKLGHQPTDTPIVRGVALGSDARTRRDGAK; encoded by the coding sequence ATGGCAGCCGAGAATCCGAGGAGTGCGCTCGAAGGCGAGCGCGAGGAGTGGCGGCGGATCCTCTATGAAGGCGTCGAGCAGTGGGTGCGACCGGACGGCGAGGAACTCGTCCTGGGCGATGGCCGACGGATCGCCGATGCCGACGCGCACTACCTGGCTCCGTGTGTTCCTACGAAGATCCTTTGCGTACATCTCAACTACGACTCGCGCGTCGCCGAGTTCGGCGGAGCACCGCTCGACACACCGACCTACTTTCACAAACCGACGACCGCAATGAACTCGCATCGCGGCAAGCTTCACCGCCCCGCGGACTGTCAGTACCTGAACTACGAAGGCGAGATCGCCGCGATCGTCGGCAAGCCCATGCGCAATATCGCTCCTGCCGATACCTGGGAGTATCTGGCGGGCTTTGCGCCTGCGAATGACGTCGGTTGCCACGACTACCGAGATACGGATCGCGGTGGCATGACGCGAGTCAAGGGTATGGACGGCTTCTGTCCGGTGGGTCCAGGCGTCGTACGCGGTGTCGATGTGCGGGAGTCCACTCTGCGTACCTGGATCAACGGAAAGATCGTCCAGGAAGCCAAGGTCTCGGAGATGGCTTTCGGGATCGACTATCTGCTCGCCGATCTGTGCCGGCACATCACTCTTCTGCCGGGCGATGTGATTCTGACCGGCACTCCGGCTTTCTCTCGGCCGATGCAACTCGACGATGTCGTCGAGGTCGAAGTGAGCGGTCTGGGCCGCTTGAGCAATCGCGTGGTCGAGATTCCGGCCCCGATCCACAAACTCGGCCATCAACCCACGGATACGCCAATCGTACGCGGTGTCGCGCTGGGCTCGGATGCCCGAACGCGCCGCGATGGCGCGAAATAG